From a single Arcobacter sp. CECT 8986 genomic region:
- a CDS encoding tyrosine-type recombinase/integrase: MDTVKMPKIVKPLTDKDIKAAKPKEKQYKLSDGQSLYLIVKPNGTKFFRFDFKFENKRKSMSFGVYPDITLSEARKIRDNTKELLKQNINPILEKNISLEDSTNTFKNISEKWLSKMKNEWVEKTYIKVENVIRNHAYPYIGNKLIEDITRTDILNIIDRMNTKGLHGSAEKMMSNFNRIYKYAVTYNYVEHNIIADIDKKNIIISTSNNHMSAITQEDEIKELLEDINNFENLYKASITTIIALKLAPYVALRPYNLRALEWNEINFEKKVIDIPGEKMKTKKDFILPLSKQAIEILKMIEPFSAHKSKYVFPSPVSNLKCLSDATLGHALKKLGYQDRHTTHGFRSTFSTIAHEKMKEHGFNSDIIESCLAHEEKNKIKAAYNRASKMKYFEEKKELMQWWANWLDYIK, encoded by the coding sequence ATGGATACCGTAAAAATGCCAAAAATTGTTAAACCTCTTACAGATAAAGATATTAAAGCTGCTAAACCTAAAGAAAAACAATATAAATTAAGTGATGGACAAAGCTTATATTTGATTGTAAAACCTAATGGAACTAAATTCTTTAGATTTGATTTTAAATTTGAAAATAAAAGAAAATCTATGAGCTTTGGAGTTTACCCAGATATTACTCTTAGTGAAGCAAGAAAAATAAGAGACAATACAAAAGAGCTTTTAAAACAAAATATTAATCCTATATTAGAGAAAAATATATCTTTAGAAGATAGTACCAACACTTTTAAAAATATATCTGAAAAATGGCTTTCTAAAATGAAAAATGAATGGGTTGAGAAAACATACATTAAAGTTGAGAATGTTATTAGGAACCATGCTTATCCATACATAGGTAATAAGCTTATTGAAGATATTACAAGAACAGATATTTTAAATATTATAGATAGAATGAATACTAAAGGACTTCATGGTTCTGCTGAGAAGATGATGAGCAATTTCAATAGAATTTATAAATATGCAGTGACTTATAATTATGTAGAGCATAATATAATTGCGGATATTGACAAAAAAAATATAATCATTTCAACAAGTAATAACCATATGAGTGCAATTACTCAAGAAGATGAAATAAAAGAGTTACTTGAAGATATCAATAACTTTGAGAACTTATATAAAGCTAGTATTACAACAATAATAGCTTTAAAATTGGCTCCTTATGTAGCTTTAAGACCTTATAACTTAAGAGCCTTAGAATGGAATGAAATAAATTTTGAAAAAAAAGTTATAGATATACCAGGTGAAAAAATGAAAACTAAAAAAGATTTTATTTTACCTTTATCAAAACAAGCAATTGAAATATTAAAAATGATTGAGCCTTTTTCAGCTCACAAAAGTAAGTATGTATTCCCCTCACCTGTTTCTAATCTAAAATGTTTAAGTGATGCAACACTAGGACATGCATTAAAAAAACTAGGATATCAAGATAGACATACTACTCATGGATTTAGAAGTACATTCTCAACAATAGCACATGAAAAAATGAAAGAACATGGATTTAATAGTGATATAATTGAAAGTTGTTTAGCTCATGAAGAAAAAAATAAAATCAAAGCTGCATATAATAGAGCTTCAAAAATGAAATATTTTGAAGAGAAAAAAGAATTAATGCAGTGGTGGGCTAATTGGTTGGATTATATAAAATGA